A genomic stretch from Zeimonas sediminis includes:
- a CDS encoding AAA family ATPase, whose protein sequence is MRFEGTDSYVATDDLKLAVNAAIRLQRPLLIKGEPGTGKTMLAEEVARALDMPLLQWHIKSTTKAQQGLYEYDAVSRLRDSQLGDERVRDINNYIVQGVLWQAFESDRPVVLLIDEIDKADIEFPNDLLREIDRMEFHVYETRQTIKARHRPVVMITSNNEKELPDAFLRRCFFHYIKFPDKETMQAIVDVHFPGLKKELLKEALEAFFQIRELPGLKKKPSTSELLDWLKLLVAEDIPAEALRSKDAKAVIPPLHGALLKNEQDVHLFERLVFMARHNR, encoded by the coding sequence ATGCGCTTCGAAGGCACCGATTCCTACGTCGCCACCGACGACCTGAAGCTCGCGGTCAACGCCGCGATCCGTCTGCAGCGCCCGCTGCTGATCAAGGGCGAGCCCGGCACCGGCAAGACCATGCTCGCCGAGGAAGTGGCGCGCGCCCTCGACATGCCGCTGCTGCAGTGGCACATCAAGTCCACGACGAAGGCGCAGCAGGGCCTGTACGAATACGACGCGGTCTCGCGGCTGCGCGACTCGCAGCTCGGCGACGAGCGGGTGCGCGACATCAACAACTACATCGTCCAGGGCGTGCTGTGGCAGGCCTTCGAGTCCGACCGGCCGGTGGTGCTGCTGATCGACGAGATCGACAAGGCCGACATCGAGTTCCCGAACGACCTGCTGCGCGAGATCGACCGGATGGAGTTCCACGTCTACGAGACTCGCCAGACGATCAAGGCCAGGCACCGCCCGGTGGTCATGATCACGTCCAACAACGAGAAGGAACTGCCCGACGCCTTCCTGCGCCGCTGCTTCTTCCACTACATCAAGTTCCCGGACAAGGAGACGATGCAGGCGATCGTCGACGTCCACTTCCCGGGCCTGAAGAAGGAACTGCTCAAGGAGGCGCTCGAGGCCTTCTTCCAGATCCGCGAGCTGCCCGGCCTGAAGAAGAAGCCGTCCACGTCCGAGCTGCTCGACTGGCTCAAGCTGCTGGTGGCCGAGGACATTCCGGCCGAGGCCCTGCGCTCGAAGGACGCCAAGGCGGTGATCCCGCCGCTGCACGGCGCGCTGCTGAAGAACGAGCAGGACGTGCACCTGTTCGAGCGGCTGGTGTTCATGGCCCGCCACAACCGCTGA
- a CDS encoding c-type cytochrome: MSNKLLIAAGLLAAAAPFAASAQGNAEAARDKISMCVGCHEIPGYKASFPSVYPVPKIAGQTSKYIEAALIAYRKGDRSHPTMRAIAGSLSDQDIADLAAYYGSK; the protein is encoded by the coding sequence ATGTCCAACAAACTGCTGATCGCCGCCGGCCTGCTCGCCGCAGCCGCCCCGTTCGCCGCGTCGGCGCAGGGCAATGCCGAGGCAGCCCGCGACAAGATCTCGATGTGCGTCGGTTGCCACGAGATTCCCGGGTACAAGGCCTCGTTCCCGTCCGTGTACCCGGTGCCCAAGATCGCCGGCCAGACCTCGAAGTACATCGAGGCGGCGCTGATCGCCTATCGCAAGGGCGACCGCAGCCATCCGACGATGCGCGCGATCGCCGGCAGCCTCAGCGACCAGGACATCGCCGACCTGGCGGCCTACTACGGCTCGAAATGA
- a CDS encoding cytochrome c, which translates to MMTLSKLKFAAFVSFAGLAFAAAPAFAGDVAKGKEKADQVCAACHGKDGNTPIDPSYPKLAGQFAEYLEQALIDYKAERRNNAIMVGQAKALSREDIRNLSAYYASLPGQLSVRR; encoded by the coding sequence ATGATGACGCTCTCCAAACTGAAGTTCGCCGCCTTCGTGTCCTTCGCCGGGCTCGCCTTCGCGGCCGCCCCGGCCTTCGCCGGCGACGTCGCCAAGGGCAAGGAGAAGGCCGACCAGGTCTGCGCCGCCTGCCATGGCAAGGACGGCAACACGCCGATCGACCCGTCGTATCCGAAGCTCGCCGGCCAGTTCGCCGAGTATCTCGAGCAGGCGCTGATCGACTACAAGGCCGAGCGCCGGAACAACGCGATCATGGTCGGCCAGGCCAAGGCGCTGTCCCGCGAGGACATCCGCAACCTGTCGGCCTACTACGCGAGCCTGCCGGGTCAGCTCTCGGTTCGTCGCTGA
- a CDS encoding helix-turn-helix domain-containing protein codes for MSPSALLTDCLKRELRAQRISYAALAARLGLSTATVKRMFSRRNFDLARLDAICCATGIDFESLARGLGRAEPLVSQLRWEQEAEIVGDDRLFATAVCALNLMDFEEMLALYRLAPADCVRCLLRLDRMGFLRLLPNNRYRLLVSRTFRWLPDGPILRYFRSQAGDFLGSRFDGPGEVVRVVNVRLTEAARLQLLARIEALVAEYSGQHNAEAAVPSAMRRPLSLLVAARRWEPAFMRRLRRQNAGEGDAQRRTES; via the coding sequence ATGAGCCCGAGTGCCCTGCTCACCGACTGCCTGAAACGCGAACTTCGCGCCCAGCGAATCAGCTACGCCGCGCTGGCCGCGCGGCTCGGCCTTTCGACCGCCACCGTCAAGCGGATGTTCTCGCGGCGCAATTTCGACCTGGCCCGGCTCGACGCGATCTGCTGCGCCACCGGGATCGATTTCGAGTCGCTGGCCCGCGGGCTGGGGCGCGCCGAGCCGCTGGTCTCGCAGCTTCGCTGGGAACAAGAGGCAGAAATCGTCGGCGACGACCGGCTGTTCGCCACGGCCGTGTGCGCGCTGAACCTGATGGACTTCGAGGAGATGCTGGCGCTCTACCGGCTCGCCCCGGCCGACTGCGTGCGCTGCCTGCTCAGGCTCGACCGCATGGGATTCCTGCGCCTGCTGCCGAACAACCGCTACCGGCTGCTGGTTTCGCGCACCTTCCGGTGGCTGCCGGACGGCCCGATCCTGCGCTACTTCCGTTCGCAGGCAGGCGATTTCCTCGGCTCACGCTTCGACGGGCCGGGAGAGGTGGTCAGGGTGGTCAACGTGCGGCTGACCGAGGCCGCCAGGCTGCAGCTGCTTGCCCGGATCGAGGCCCTGGTGGCCGAGTACTCGGGGCAGCACAACGCCGAGGCCGCGGTGCCGTCGGCGATGCGTCGGCCCCTGAGCCTGCTGGTGGCTGCGAGAAGATGGGAACCGGCGTTCATGCGGCGGCTTCGCCGCCAGAACGCCGGGGAAGGCGATGCTCAGCGACGAACCGAGAGCTGA
- a CDS encoding efflux RND transporter periplasmic adaptor subunit has product MNEPIRKSPRTRAIHAAALRRPALLAAALLALGAAASVALPGGRADAQIAVAGGAPGTAANAPQVPVATVGRDRFAQSESWDGTLQAVRQATIGAQAQGRIVKLHVQAGDGVKAGQVLAEIDAREANLAVSRDRAQLGESQATLAEARAAYERSRELHEKGFISKAALEQAAAALKVAEARQSQAQAGIGLSSVASEHTIVRAPWDGVVTAVPVQVGDLATPGRPLFELHAPDKLRAVAFLPNSRVAEAAGAPRAWVRLDAAGRTTQLESTQIVAIPSADPASGTTEVRVELPGGAGAGPDWVPGRHVRVAFDTAGAQQALVVPAASLLVRGELVGVYVATDSGFVLRAVRVGQRSGDSVEILSGLREGERIALDPVRAGLKGAMPAAR; this is encoded by the coding sequence ATGAACGAACCGATCCGCAAGTCACCGCGAACCCGCGCGATCCACGCGGCCGCGCTGCGCCGGCCGGCGCTGCTGGCAGCAGCCTTGCTGGCGCTCGGCGCCGCCGCCTCGGTCGCGCTTCCGGGCGGCCGGGCCGATGCGCAGATCGCAGTTGCCGGCGGCGCGCCGGGAACTGCGGCGAACGCCCCGCAGGTGCCGGTGGCCACGGTCGGCCGGGACCGTTTCGCCCAGTCCGAGTCCTGGGACGGCACGCTGCAGGCGGTCCGGCAGGCAACGATCGGTGCGCAGGCGCAGGGGCGGATCGTCAAGCTGCACGTGCAGGCCGGCGACGGCGTCAAGGCCGGGCAGGTGCTCGCCGAGATCGACGCGCGCGAGGCGAACCTCGCGGTGTCGCGCGACCGGGCCCAGCTCGGCGAGTCGCAGGCCACGCTGGCCGAGGCGCGCGCCGCCTACGAGCGCAGCCGCGAGCTTCACGAAAAGGGCTTCATCAGCAAGGCGGCGCTGGAACAGGCCGCGGCGGCGCTGAAGGTCGCCGAGGCCCGACAGAGCCAGGCGCAGGCCGGCATCGGCCTGTCCAGCGTCGCCTCCGAGCACACGATCGTGCGCGCCCCGTGGGACGGCGTGGTGACCGCGGTGCCGGTGCAGGTCGGCGACCTGGCCACGCCCGGGCGGCCGCTGTTCGAGCTGCATGCGCCGGACAAGCTTCGCGCGGTGGCCTTCCTTCCGAACAGCCGGGTCGCCGAGGCGGCCGGCGCGCCGCGCGCCTGGGTGCGCCTGGACGCGGCGGGCCGGACCACCCAGCTGGAGAGCACGCAGATCGTCGCGATTCCTTCCGCCGATCCGGCCTCGGGCACGACCGAGGTCCGGGTCGAGCTGCCGGGCGGCGCGGGCGCCGGGCCCGACTGGGTGCCGGGGCGGCACGTGCGGGTCGCGTTCGACACCGCCGGCGCGCAGCAGGCGCTGGTCGTGCCGGCCGCGAGCCTGCTGGTGCGCGGCGAACTCGTCGGGGTCTACGTGGCCACCGACTCGGGCTTCGTGCTGCGCGCGGTGCGCGTGGGCCAGCGCTCGGGCGACTCGGTGGAGATCCTGTCCGGCCTTCGCGAAGGCGAGCGCATCGCGCTCGACCCGGTGCGGGCCGGCCTGAAGGGCGCGATGCCCGCCGCACGCTGA
- a CDS encoding efflux RND transporter permease subunit, whose product MPAGDETGATAFGVSGRLAAFFQDHALTPLIAIVLMLIGIFAVLVTPREEEPQIDVTMATVSIPFPGASARDVERLVATPAERVLSRIAGIEHVHSVSRPDGALVTIQYEVGVPRTEALVRLFDTLEAHSDWLPQGLGVGDPLVRPMGIDDVPIWSVTLWADDARSADELARVARSVEQELKRVAGTRDVMLHGAPERAVRVLLDSGRMRSAGIPVERLAARLQGVNVSSPAGTLLREGGAIQVQTGDFLRSAEDVASLVVGARDGRPVFLRDVATIEAGPAPASRYVWHMPSAGSVHPAVTIAVTKKPGENAVDVARALDDRFAALVDAVVPSDVAHTVTRNYGETAAQKASQLMHKLAFATASVILLVGFALGVREAVIVGAAVILTLTATLFASWAWGFTLNRVSLFALIFSIGILVDDAIVVVENIHRHRALEPGAPLSKIIPVAVDEVGGPTILATLTVIAALLPMAFVTGLMGPYMSPIPINASMGMMLSLAIAFIVTPWLSLKLMKSGGVAHHSKVATMLERGFGGLLARFITAPRARAGRMLLGLLVLVGLAGAVALVPIQAVILKMLPFDNKSEFQVVVDMPAGAPVEATNAVLVELAQRLVREPEVTHVQGYAGTASPITFNGLVRQYNMRSLAEQGDLQVTLVGKEARDEKSHAIATRLLPDLEAIAAPHRARIKLVEVPPGPPVMSPIVAEVYGPDDAGRAELARRIESAFREVPGIVAIDTSLESRAPKLQLVVKRDRAATLGISDASVALAARTALSGHDATWMRSPDAIDPVPVRLQLPETSRGSLASVLNMPVAAADGRMVPLGELVRVVEADRDLPIHHKDLVPVTYVFGDMAGVAGNRIDSPLYGMFELRGKLAEAALPGTGALGEHFFAQPRDTLRGYSLKWDGEWQITWETFRDMGLAYGVGLILIYLLVVAQFRSYLTPLIIMAPIPLTIIGVMPGHALLGAQFTATSMIGMIALAGIIVRNSILLVDFIQLETARGVPFADAVVRSAAVRAQPILLTALAAMLGAFFILDDPIFSGLAVSLIFGILVSTLLTLVVIPVLYYIVWRKPASRAA is encoded by the coding sequence ATGCCGGCCGGCGACGAGACCGGCGCCACCGCCTTCGGCGTTTCCGGTCGCCTCGCGGCCTTCTTCCAGGATCACGCGCTGACGCCGCTGATCGCGATCGTGCTGATGCTGATCGGCATCTTCGCGGTGCTGGTCACGCCGCGCGAGGAAGAGCCGCAGATCGACGTGACGATGGCGACGGTGAGCATCCCGTTTCCGGGCGCGTCGGCGCGCGACGTCGAGCGGCTGGTGGCCACGCCGGCCGAACGGGTGCTGTCCCGCATCGCCGGGATCGAGCACGTCCATTCGGTCTCGCGGCCCGACGGGGCGCTGGTCACGATCCAGTACGAGGTCGGGGTGCCGCGCACCGAGGCTCTGGTTCGGCTCTTCGACACGCTCGAGGCGCACTCCGACTGGCTGCCGCAGGGCCTGGGCGTCGGCGATCCGCTGGTGCGGCCGATGGGCATCGACGACGTGCCGATCTGGAGCGTCACGCTGTGGGCCGACGACGCGCGTTCCGCCGACGAACTGGCCCGCGTCGCCCGCTCGGTCGAGCAGGAGCTCAAGCGGGTCGCCGGCACGCGCGACGTGATGCTGCACGGCGCGCCCGAGCGCGCGGTGCGCGTGCTGCTCGACTCGGGCCGGATGCGCAGCGCCGGCATCCCGGTCGAGCGGCTGGCCGCCCGCCTGCAGGGCGTCAACGTTTCGTCGCCGGCCGGCACGCTGCTGCGCGAGGGCGGGGCGATCCAGGTGCAGACCGGCGATTTCCTGCGCTCGGCCGAAGACGTCGCGTCGCTGGTGGTCGGCGCGCGCGACGGCCGCCCGGTGTTCCTGCGCGACGTCGCCACGATCGAGGCGGGCCCGGCGCCGGCGTCGCGCTACGTCTGGCACATGCCGTCGGCGGGCAGCGTGCACCCGGCGGTCACGATCGCTGTCACCAAGAAGCCCGGCGAGAACGCGGTCGACGTGGCGCGCGCGCTGGACGATCGCTTCGCGGCGCTGGTCGACGCGGTGGTGCCTTCCGACGTCGCTCACACGGTCACCCGAAACTACGGCGAGACCGCGGCGCAGAAGGCGTCGCAGCTGATGCACAAGCTCGCCTTCGCGACCGCGTCGGTGATCCTGCTGGTCGGGTTTGCGCTCGGCGTGCGGGAGGCGGTCATCGTGGGCGCCGCGGTGATCCTGACGCTGACCGCCACGCTGTTCGCCTCCTGGGCCTGGGGCTTCACGCTGAACCGGGTGTCGCTGTTCGCGCTGATCTTCTCGATCGGGATCCTGGTCGACGACGCGATCGTCGTCGTCGAGAACATCCACCGGCACCGGGCGCTAGAGCCAGGCGCGCCGCTGTCGAAGATCATCCCGGTCGCGGTCGACGAGGTCGGCGGCCCGACGATCCTGGCCACGCTGACCGTGATCGCCGCGCTGCTGCCGATGGCTTTCGTGACCGGCCTGATGGGCCCGTACATGAGCCCGATCCCGATCAACGCGTCGATGGGGATGATGCTGTCGCTGGCGATCGCCTTCATCGTGACGCCCTGGCTGTCGCTGAAGCTGATGAAGTCCGGCGGGGTCGCGCACCACAGCAAGGTCGCCACGATGCTCGAGCGCGGATTCGGCGGCCTGCTGGCGCGCTTCATCACCGCGCCGCGCGCCCGCGCGGGCCGGATGCTGCTCGGCCTGCTGGTGCTCGTCGGGCTGGCGGGCGCGGTGGCGCTGGTGCCGATCCAGGCGGTCATCCTGAAGATGCTGCCCTTCGACAACAAGTCGGAGTTCCAGGTCGTCGTGGACATGCCGGCCGGCGCCCCGGTGGAGGCGACCAACGCGGTGCTGGTGGAGCTCGCGCAACGGCTCGTCCGGGAGCCCGAGGTCACGCACGTGCAGGGCTATGCGGGCACCGCGTCGCCGATCACCTTCAACGGCCTGGTGCGCCAGTACAACATGCGCTCGCTCGCCGAGCAGGGCGACCTGCAGGTCACGCTGGTCGGCAAGGAGGCGCGCGACGAGAAGAGCCACGCGATCGCCACGCGGCTGCTGCCCGATCTCGAGGCGATCGCCGCGCCGCATCGCGCGCGGATCAAGCTGGTCGAGGTGCCGCCCGGCCCGCCGGTGATGTCGCCGATCGTGGCCGAGGTCTACGGGCCCGACGACGCCGGCCGAGCCGAGCTGGCGCGTCGCATCGAATCGGCCTTCCGCGAGGTGCCGGGCATCGTCGCGATCGACACCTCGCTGGAGTCGCGCGCGCCGAAGCTGCAACTGGTCGTCAAGCGCGACCGCGCGGCCACGCTCGGGATCTCCGACGCCAGCGTCGCGCTGGCCGCCCGTACCGCGCTGTCCGGCCACGACGCCACCTGGATGCGCTCGCCCGACGCGATCGACCCGGTGCCGGTCCGGCTGCAGTTGCCCGAGACCTCGCGCGGGTCGCTGGCCTCGGTGCTGAACATGCCGGTGGCCGCCGCCGACGGACGGATGGTGCCGCTGGGCGAGCTGGTGCGGGTCGTCGAGGCCGACCGCGACCTGCCGATCCATCACAAGGACCTGGTGCCGGTCACCTACGTGTTCGGCGACATGGCGGGGGTGGCGGGCAACCGGATCGACAGCCCGCTCTACGGGATGTTCGAGCTGCGCGGCAAGCTCGCCGAGGCGGCGCTGCCCGGCACCGGCGCGCTGGGCGAGCACTTCTTCGCCCAGCCGCGGGACACGCTGCGCGGCTATTCGCTGAAGTGGGACGGCGAGTGGCAGATCACCTGGGAGACCTTCCGCGACATGGGCCTGGCCTACGGCGTGGGCCTGATCCTGATCTACCTGCTGGTGGTGGCGCAGTTCCGCTCGTACCTGACGCCGCTGATCATCATGGCGCCGATCCCGCTGACCATCATCGGCGTGATGCCCGGGCACGCGCTGCTCGGCGCGCAGTTCACCGCGACCTCGATGATCGGGATGATCGCGCTGGCCGGCATCATCGTGCGCAACTCGATCCTGCTGGTCGACTTCATCCAGCTCGAGACCGCGCGCGGCGTGCCCTTCGCCGATGCGGTCGTGCGCTCGGCCGCGGTGCGCGCGCAGCCGATCCTGCTGACCGCGCTGGCCGCGATGCTCGGCGCCTTCTTCATCCTCGACGACCCGATCTTCAGCGGCCTGGCGGTCTCGCTGATCTTCGGGATCCTGGTCTCGACGCTGCTCACGCTCGTCGTGATCCCGGTCCTTTACTACATCGTCTGGCGCAAGCCGGCATCCAGAGCGGCCTGA
- a CDS encoding YgaP family membrane protein, with product MTTERFIRIFAGAVILVSLGLGVQGSPIFVSQNFLWLTAFVGANLFQSGFTRLCPLETILRRVFKMPSGEGGAACSR from the coding sequence ATGACCACCGAACGCTTCATCCGCATCTTCGCAGGCGCAGTCATCCTGGTCTCGCTGGGCCTCGGCGTGCAGGGCAGCCCGATCTTCGTCAGCCAGAACTTCCTGTGGCTGACCGCCTTCGTGGGCGCGAACCTGTTCCAGAGCGGCTTCACCCGCCTGTGCCCGCTCGAGACGATCCTGCGCCGCGTGTTCAAGATGCCCAGCGGCGAGGGCGGCGCGGCCTGCAGCCGGTGA
- a CDS encoding C4-dicarboxylate ABC transporter gives MSADVQPATAAGATPAGAVPASAGDALRHLGPQWFAIVMGWCGLALAWHRAEPIFGKAAGTLSGLAGGVALAAFAVLAVASLIRWRRFPDAVADDLRHPVLHAFFAAVPISLMLLGTLAVALGVAHDLARVPWAVGLVLQFAATVWVLGRWPVGASSWPAKSPVLFIPIVGNVLVPLAGMPMGHPNLSWAFLGIGAFFWPVVVALLLARQSHQPLPERLQPSWFILIAPPAVIGLALPAMGFGQGAVFAMIGLAAFSFALALRVAPRLPKLPFGMPFWAMSFPLAAFAALLLRSSQAEPLLRLPAVAMLALASVVVLWLSLATIRGLRNRSLLQPEPVAAIVPVANA, from the coding sequence GTGAGCGCCGACGTGCAGCCTGCGACGGCAGCCGGCGCGACTCCGGCGGGCGCGGTCCCCGCGTCGGCCGGCGACGCGCTCAGGCACCTCGGCCCGCAGTGGTTCGCGATCGTGATGGGCTGGTGCGGGCTCGCGCTGGCCTGGCACCGGGCCGAGCCGATCTTCGGCAAGGCGGCGGGGACGCTGTCGGGACTCGCGGGCGGCGTGGCGCTGGCGGCGTTCGCCGTGCTGGCGGTCGCCTCGCTGATACGCTGGCGGCGGTTTCCGGACGCGGTCGCCGACGACCTGCGCCACCCGGTGCTGCACGCGTTCTTCGCCGCGGTGCCGATCTCGCTGATGCTGCTCGGCACGCTCGCGGTGGCGCTGGGCGTGGCTCACGACCTCGCCCGGGTGCCGTGGGCCGTCGGGCTGGTGCTGCAGTTCGCCGCTACCGTGTGGGTGCTCGGCCGCTGGCCGGTCGGCGCATCGAGCTGGCCCGCCAAGTCGCCGGTGCTGTTCATCCCGATCGTCGGCAACGTGCTGGTTCCGCTGGCCGGCATGCCGATGGGGCATCCGAACCTGTCGTGGGCCTTCCTGGGGATCGGCGCGTTCTTCTGGCCGGTCGTCGTGGCGCTGCTGCTCGCGCGGCAGTCCCATCAGCCGCTGCCGGAGCGCCTGCAGCCCAGCTGGTTCATCCTGATCGCGCCGCCGGCGGTGATCGGGCTGGCGCTGCCCGCGATGGGATTCGGGCAGGGGGCGGTCTTCGCGATGATCGGGCTGGCGGCCTTCAGCTTCGCGCTCGCGCTGCGGGTCGCGCCGCGGCTGCCGAAGCTGCCCTTCGGCATGCCTTTTTGGGCCATGTCGTTCCCGCTCGCCGCCTTCGCGGCGCTGCTGCTGCGCAGCTCGCAAGCCGAGCCCCTGCTGCGGCTGCCGGCGGTGGCGATGCTGGCGCTCGCGTCGGTCGTCGTGCTGTGGCTGAGCCTGGCCACGATCCGGGGCTTGCGCAACCGCAGCCTGCTGCAGCCCGAGCCGGTCGCCGCGATCGTGCCGGTCGCCAACGCCTGA
- a CDS encoding metal-sensing transcriptional repressor: MSETETKSLPAGAIVQGEGRKDILRRLRRVEGQLRGVMRMIEEGEGCMPVAQQLSAARKALDAVFFRMTVCYLEQELGEAGGLDDETADKLRTVGTLLGKYG; this comes from the coding sequence ATGTCGGAAACCGAGACCAAGTCCTTGCCCGCGGGCGCGATCGTGCAGGGCGAGGGCCGCAAGGACATCCTTCGCCGCCTGCGCCGCGTCGAAGGACAGCTTCGTGGCGTGATGCGGATGATCGAGGAAGGCGAGGGCTGCATGCCGGTCGCGCAGCAGCTCAGCGCGGCCCGCAAGGCGCTCGACGCGGTCTTCTTCCGGATGACCGTCTGCTATCTCGAGCAGGAGCTCGGCGAGGCCGGCGGGCTCGACGACGAGACCGCGGACAAGCTGCGCACGGTCGGGACGCTGCTGGGCAAGTACGGGTGA
- the rraA gene encoding ribonuclease E activity regulator RraA, with amino-acid sequence MTAMPTFATTDLCDDNEPLLASGELRVLPPVWRAWGRLPCFAGPVATVRCHDDNSMVRQSLETPGQGRVLVVAGGGSLRCALLGGNLAVLAEKNGWAGVVVDGCVRDTAEIDACAIGVRALAPHPRRSDRRGSGEREVAVEIGGVPIAPGDWCYADADGVVIAARPLHAA; translated from the coding sequence ATGACAGCCATGCCGACCTTCGCCACCACCGATCTCTGCGACGACAACGAGCCCCTGCTCGCCAGCGGCGAGCTGCGGGTCCTGCCGCCGGTCTGGCGCGCCTGGGGGCGCCTGCCGTGCTTTGCCGGGCCGGTGGCCACGGTGCGCTGCCACGACGACAACTCGATGGTGCGACAGTCGCTCGAGACGCCCGGCCAGGGCAGGGTGCTGGTTGTCGCCGGCGGCGGCAGCCTGCGCTGCGCGCTGCTGGGCGGCAACCTGGCGGTGCTGGCCGAGAAGAACGGCTGGGCGGGCGTCGTGGTCGACGGCTGCGTGCGCGACACCGCCGAGATCGACGCCTGCGCGATCGGCGTGCGGGCGCTGGCCCCGCATCCGCGCCGCAGCGACCGGCGCGGATCAGGCGAGCGCGAGGTGGCCGTCGAGATCGGCGGCGTGCCGATCGCGCCCGGCGACTGGTGCTACGCCGACGCCGATGGCGTCGTGATCGCCGCCCGGCCGCTGCACGCGGCCTGA
- a CDS encoding septal ring lytic transglycosylase RlpA family protein: protein MPIDERIMVNRTPTMLRLAAVLAAAGSLLAAPVPAVHAQQRPGEPGALPFLTAPLQSLTAPPATEASPQGNRDQAPARDAADRGTERITQTGRIAYYGKRFAGRRTASGERFDPEAMTMAHRTLPFGTRVRVTNLANGNSVILRVNDRGPSGSGRIADVSEAAAERLDMIRDGVVEARLEVLRVRTVR from the coding sequence ATGCCGATCGACGAACGGATCATGGTGAACCGAACCCCGACGATGCTTCGACTCGCGGCCGTGCTGGCGGCCGCCGGCAGCCTGCTGGCCGCCCCCGTGCCGGCGGTCCACGCCCAGCAGCGGCCCGGCGAGCCCGGCGCGCTGCCCTTCCTGACGGCCCCGCTGCAGTCGCTGACCGCGCCGCCGGCAACGGAGGCCTCGCCGCAGGGGAATCGCGACCAGGCGCCGGCGCGCGACGCCGCCGACCGCGGCACCGAGCGAATCACGCAGACCGGCCGGATCGCCTACTACGGCAAGCGTTTCGCCGGCCGGCGCACCGCCAGTGGCGAGCGCTTCGACCCCGAGGCGATGACGATGGCCCACCGAACGCTGCCCTTCGGCACCCGGGTCAGGGTCACCAACCTGGCCAACGGAAACAGCGTGATCCTGCGCGTGAACGACCGCGGCCCCTCGGGTTCGGGCCGGATCGCCGACGTGTCGGAGGCTGCGGCCGAGCGCCTCGACATGATCCGGGACGGCGTGGTCGAGGCCCGGCTCGAGGTGCTCCGGGTGCGGACCGTGCGCTGA
- a CDS encoding DUF6544 family protein yields MSELLQAILVVVLTVLVALRLWRRHDERAAAVAWDRLAAMPCDLPERFDPVMVAGLPEPARRFFGFAIAPGTRLSPVVEISMAGELSLGTKEAPRYQPMRASQLLCPPHGLVWRLAAGRGALRIAGADAMEGDRSWTRFRLTGLLPIVRAGGGPDHLRSAFGRVVAEAAFWAPAALLPQSGVAWEAIDADTARATVRHRGMTQTVDVRVDAQGRPLEVTIPRWTDANPERAFRLQPFGGTLADFREVDGYRLPFRVEGGNFFGTERYFPFYRARVESIRILPAPRSRT; encoded by the coding sequence ATGTCCGAACTCCTCCAGGCAATCCTCGTCGTCGTCCTCACCGTCCTGGTCGCGCTGCGCCTCTGGCGTCGGCACGACGAGCGCGCCGCGGCCGTCGCCTGGGACCGGCTGGCCGCGATGCCCTGCGACCTTCCCGAGCGATTCGACCCGGTGATGGTCGCCGGCCTGCCGGAGCCAGCAAGGCGATTCTTCGGCTTCGCCATCGCGCCGGGCACCCGGCTGAGCCCGGTCGTCGAGATCTCGATGGCCGGCGAACTCTCGCTGGGCACGAAGGAGGCGCCCCGCTACCAGCCGATGCGCGCCAGCCAGTTGCTCTGCCCGCCGCACGGGCTGGTCTGGCGCCTGGCCGCCGGCCGCGGCGCGCTGCGGATCGCCGGAGCCGACGCGATGGAGGGCGACCGCTCCTGGACGCGCTTCCGGCTGACCGGGCTGCTGCCGATCGTCCGCGCGGGCGGCGGGCCCGACCACCTGCGCTCGGCCTTCGGGCGAGTGGTCGCCGAGGCCGCGTTCTGGGCGCCGGCGGCGCTGCTGCCGCAGAGCGGCGTCGCCTGGGAGGCGATCGACGCGGACACCGCGCGCGCGACCGTTCGGCACCGGGGGATGACGCAGACGGTCGACGTGCGCGTCGACGCGCAGGGCAGGCCGCTCGAGGTGACGATTCCCCGCTGGACCGACGCGAATCCGGAAAGGGCTTTCCGGCTGCAGCCCTTCGGCGGCACGCTTGCGGACTTCCGCGAGGTCGATGGCTACCGCCTCCCGTTTCGAGTCGAGGGCGGAAACTTCTTCGGCACCGAGCGCTACTTCCCCTTCTATCGCGCTCGGGTCGAATCGATCCGGATCCTGCCCGCGCCGCGGAGCCGGACGTGA